A window of the Acidimicrobiales bacterium genome harbors these coding sequences:
- a CDS encoding DUF4129 domain-containing protein, with product MADAGDIKNAAEDIVSQPQYRAPERGVVQRAIDWIGDRLQPVGDAISDFLEWLARRFGISAGGAGGVGSGGYLLGWILLAVGAALVIWFLLRVMPRRRLRGPKKEKPTIEQRSRHRTTRREWLDRAAVAESERDFNGAVRARYRALIAGLADADELDDDEALTSGEHLRSFETVPPRREQFASATETYERAWFGEQPVGLDDSHDLEGIDRDLIDGGRRS from the coding sequence ATGGCTGACGCCGGCGACATCAAGAACGCCGCGGAAGACATCGTGTCGCAGCCGCAGTATCGGGCACCCGAGCGAGGTGTCGTGCAGCGCGCCATCGATTGGATCGGCGATCGCCTCCAGCCGGTCGGTGACGCCATCTCGGACTTCCTCGAGTGGCTGGCCCGTCGGTTCGGGATCTCGGCCGGAGGAGCCGGAGGCGTCGGGAGCGGTGGTTACTTGCTGGGCTGGATCCTCCTTGCCGTCGGTGCTGCGCTCGTCATTTGGTTCCTCCTCCGGGTCATGCCTCGACGCCGACTCCGAGGCCCGAAGAAGGAGAAGCCCACGATCGAGCAGCGATCCCGCCATCGAACCACCCGGCGGGAGTGGCTCGATCGTGCGGCGGTGGCCGAGTCCGAGCGCGACTTCAACGGCGCGGTGCGGGCTCGCTACCGAGCGCTGATCGCCGGTTTGGCTGATGCCGACGAGCTCGATGACGACGAGGCACTGACCAGTGGCGAGCATCTGCGCTCGTTCGAGACCGTGCCGCCTCGCCGAGAACAATTCGCCTCGGCAACCGAGACCTACGAGCGAGCCTGGTTCGGCGAACAACCGGTCGGCTTGGACGACTCCCACGATCTCGAGGGCATCGACCGAGACCTGATCGACGGAGGTCGTCGTTCATGA
- a CDS encoding alpha/beta family hydrolase, which translates to MTAPGGLVLFHGAGGDREHRLFLRMEAELSLPVARCNFPYRARGPGRRPPDRMPKLIESIREQAAQLADGWGVSPFSLVFGGRSMGGRACSMAVAEGLPAAGLLLLSYPLHPPGKPDNLRTEHLPDVTVPGLLVQGTRDAFGKPDEFDQHFTSYAGPLEQVWLDGAAHDPKPAYDDQIIAATAAWLAAL; encoded by the coding sequence ATGACGGCCCCCGGCGGGCTCGTCCTGTTCCACGGCGCCGGTGGCGATCGGGAGCATCGTCTGTTCCTTCGCATGGAGGCCGAGCTGTCGTTGCCGGTCGCTCGCTGCAACTTCCCCTACCGGGCGAGGGGCCCGGGGCGGCGCCCACCTGACCGCATGCCCAAGCTGATCGAGTCCATTCGTGAGCAGGCCGCACAGCTCGCCGACGGCTGGGGCGTGTCGCCGTTCTCCCTTGTCTTCGGGGGACGCTCGATGGGCGGACGCGCCTGTTCGATGGCTGTTGCCGAAGGACTCCCGGCTGCCGGACTGCTGCTGCTCAGCTATCCGCTCCATCCCCCCGGTAAGCCCGACAACCTCCGGACCGAACATCTGCCCGACGTCACCGTCCCCGGCTTACTGGTCCAGGGAACCCGCGACGCATTCGGGAAGCCCGACGAGTTCGACCAGCACTTCACCAGCTACGCCGGTCCGCTGGAACAGGTATGGCTCGACGGTGCCGCCCACGACCCCAAACCGGCCTACGACGATCAGATCATCGCCGCGACGGCCGCGTGGCTCGCTGCGCTCTGA
- a CDS encoding polyphosphate kinase 2 family protein — MSFSIDALRAKPDDKINLSKIDTNATPGWDTDDRAGAEARTLELNTELERLQEVMWAQGTKRLLVVLQAMDAGGKDGTIRHVFDGVNPTGVRVASFKKPSERELAHDYLWRIHAEVPGNGEMVIFNRSHYEDVLVVRVFDLVPKQRWKQRYEHIRHFEELLVDEGTTIIKIMLHISKAEQKERLQDRLDKPHKHWKFDVGDLAMRERWDDFMEAFEDAINETSTESAPWYVIPADRKWYRDLAISEIMVQTMAKMDLDFPPSDDLEGITIPD, encoded by the coding sequence ATGAGTTTCTCCATCGATGCACTGCGGGCCAAGCCGGACGACAAGATCAACCTGTCGAAGATCGACACGAACGCAACCCCCGGCTGGGACACCGACGACCGGGCTGGCGCCGAAGCCCGCACGCTCGAGCTCAACACCGAACTCGAGCGGCTGCAGGAGGTCATGTGGGCGCAGGGCACCAAACGGTTGCTCGTGGTCCTGCAAGCCATGGACGCCGGCGGCAAGGACGGCACGATTCGCCACGTGTTCGACGGGGTCAACCCGACCGGTGTGCGAGTGGCGTCGTTCAAGAAGCCCAGCGAGCGAGAGCTGGCACACGACTACCTCTGGCGGATCCACGCCGAGGTGCCGGGCAATGGCGAGATGGTGATCTTCAACCGGAGTCACTACGAGGACGTACTCGTGGTGCGGGTGTTCGACCTCGTGCCGAAGCAGCGGTGGAAGCAGCGCTACGAGCACATCCGGCACTTCGAGGAGCTGCTCGTCGACGAGGGCACCACGATCATCAAGATCATGTTGCACATCTCGAAGGCCGAGCAGAAGGAGCGGCTCCAGGATCGGCTCGACAAGCCGCACAAGCACTGGAAGTTCGACGTCGGCGACCTCGCCATGCGCGAGCGCTGGGACGACTTCATGGAGGCGTTCGAGGACGCCATCAACGAGACCAGCACCGAGTCGGCCCCGTGGTACGTGATCCCGGCCGACCGCAAGTGGTATCGAGACCTGGCGATCAGCGAGATCATGGTCCAGACGATGGCGAAGATGGACCTCGACTTCCCGCCGTCAGACGACCTCGAAGGCATCACCATCCCCGACTGA
- a CDS encoding rhomboid family intramembrane serine protease has translation MRPASVGFHCPQCAKSGAQKVVRPRDLSKWPVVVQTIMGICVLAFLAQMLTNDAVTRDGWLWGPAVASGEWWRIITSGFLHGSLLHIGFNMYALYLFGEVLEPSIGRLRFVLVYAGGLVGGSLAVLAFNFPQATLGASGAVLGLAGAMAGILAAQGRSIFQTGLGGIFLINLLLPLLPGVGISFWGHFGGIAGGFLVGGVLTAAHRTFASDPKVMRMATGMAAALVVAMFVAAVAVARAGGIVAINI, from the coding sequence ATGCGCCCGGCATCGGTGGGCTTCCACTGCCCCCAGTGTGCGAAATCTGGCGCCCAGAAGGTGGTGCGGCCGCGGGATCTGTCGAAGTGGCCGGTGGTCGTACAAACGATCATGGGGATCTGCGTCCTCGCGTTCCTCGCCCAGATGCTGACCAACGACGCCGTCACTCGTGACGGCTGGTTGTGGGGCCCAGCGGTCGCAAGCGGCGAGTGGTGGCGCATCATCACCAGCGGGTTCCTCCATGGCAGCCTGCTGCACATCGGATTCAACATGTACGCGCTCTACCTCTTCGGTGAAGTCCTCGAACCATCGATCGGCCGCCTGAGATTCGTCCTCGTCTACGCCGGTGGACTGGTGGGAGGCTCGCTCGCGGTGCTGGCGTTCAACTTCCCGCAGGCCACCCTTGGTGCGTCCGGCGCCGTGTTGGGTCTGGCCGGGGCGATGGCCGGCATCCTCGCCGCCCAGGGCCGCTCGATCTTTCAGACCGGTCTCGGCGGCATCTTCCTGATCAATCTGCTGCTGCCTCTGCTGCCCGGTGTCGGCATCTCCTTCTGGGGTCACTTCGGTGGCATCGCCGGTGGGTTCCTCGTCGGTGGGGTGCTGACCGCGGCACACCGCACATTCGCCAGCGACCCGAAGGTCATGCGGATGGCCACAGGGATGGCCGCCGCGCTGGTGGTGGCGATGTTCGTCGCGGCGGTCGCCGTTGCCCGAGCAGGCGGCATCGTCGCGATCAACATCTGA
- the mscL gene encoding large conductance mechanosensitive channel protein MscL, with the protein MIQEFKDFVNKGGVFEAAVGLIMALAFAPVVQGLVDFIIMPIIAAIFGQPNFDNIGFNLGDSRVYVGAWISTIVSFLMIAAVIFFLVKAYNAMNKPAPEEEAGPSEVDLLIEIRDALKRG; encoded by the coding sequence GTGATTCAAGAATTCAAGGACTTCGTCAACAAGGGTGGCGTCTTCGAGGCCGCCGTCGGTCTGATCATGGCGCTGGCGTTTGCGCCGGTCGTTCAGGGCCTCGTCGACTTCATCATCATGCCGATCATTGCGGCGATCTTCGGTCAGCCGAACTTCGACAACATCGGCTTCAACCTGGGCGATTCACGAGTCTACGTCGGCGCCTGGATCAGCACGATCGTGAGCTTCCTCATGATCGCCGCCGTCATTTTCTTCCTGGTGAAGGCCTACAACGCCATGAACAAGCCCGCTCCTGAGGAAGAGGCCGGTCCGAGCGAGGTCGATCTCCTCATCGAGATCCGCGACGCCCTCAAGCGAGGCTGA
- a CDS encoding MoxR family ATPase, which yields MTDQPPSDPTPSTPPAATPSLSQQPSAAPPPQHQAPQNQAPPPQAQAAPQPEYQRVPAQAQFHAIRDEVGKVVVGQSGVLSGLLCALLAEGHVLLEGVPGVAKTLLVKSLAASLSLDAARVQFTPDLMPSDVLGQMVYDRGDFRFREGPVFTNLLLADEINRTPPKTQAALLEAMEEHQVSTDGTPRLLPDPFIVIATQNPIEQEGTYPLPEAQLDRFLFKLLVGYPSRDEEVEVLRRHHHGLDPHDPLASGVRRVANAGSLAAARVEVGRITVSEPVLAYLVDLTRATRVAPSLELGVSPRGAAALLKASKAWAWLSNREYVTPDEVKAMAKPTLRHRVRVRPELEIEGLTADDVLDGILAQVPAP from the coding sequence ATGACCGATCAGCCACCGTCCGACCCGACGCCGTCCACTCCGCCGGCCGCCACCCCTTCGCTGTCGCAGCAGCCATCGGCGGCACCACCGCCTCAACATCAGGCGCCCCAAAACCAGGCGCCCCCACCGCAGGCGCAGGCCGCGCCGCAGCCGGAGTATCAGCGGGTGCCGGCCCAAGCCCAGTTCCACGCGATCCGTGACGAGGTCGGCAAGGTCGTCGTTGGTCAGAGTGGCGTGCTCTCGGGTCTGTTGTGTGCGCTCTTGGCCGAGGGACACGTGCTGCTCGAGGGTGTCCCCGGTGTGGCGAAGACGTTGCTGGTCAAGTCGCTGGCTGCCTCCCTCAGTCTCGATGCGGCCCGCGTCCAGTTCACCCCCGACCTCATGCCGTCGGATGTGCTCGGCCAGATGGTCTACGACCGAGGCGACTTCCGTTTCCGAGAAGGTCCGGTCTTCACGAACCTGCTGCTCGCCGACGAGATCAATCGGACCCCGCCCAAGACACAGGCGGCGCTGCTCGAAGCGATGGAGGAACACCAGGTCTCGACTGACGGCACGCCCCGCCTGCTGCCCGACCCGTTCATCGTGATCGCCACGCAGAACCCGATCGAGCAGGAGGGCACGTATCCGCTGCCCGAGGCCCAGCTCGACCGGTTCCTGTTCAAGTTGCTCGTCGGGTACCCCAGCCGCGACGAGGAGGTCGAGGTGCTGCGGCGACATCACCACGGACTCGATCCCCACGATCCGCTGGCGTCGGGCGTGCGCCGAGTCGCCAACGCCGGCTCGCTCGCGGCGGCCCGAGTCGAGGTCGGCCGGATCACCGTGAGCGAACCGGTCCTCGCCTACCTCGTGGACCTGACCCGAGCGACCCGAGTGGCGCCCTCGCTCGAACTGGGAGTGTCGCCTCGTGGTGCCGCGGCACTGCTGAAGGCATCGAAGGCGTGGGCGTGGCTGTCGAACCGCGAGTACGTGACACCCGACGAGGTGAAGGCAATGGCCAAGCCGACGCTGCGCCACCGAGTTCGAGTCCGGCCCGAACTCGAGATCGAGGGCTTGACGGCCGACGACGTCCTCGACGGCATCCTGGCCCAGGTGCCGGCGCCCTGA
- the atpC gene encoding ATP synthase F1 subunit epsilon codes for MPFQVEFVSPEAVLYSGEGTQVVARTRGGGDIAFLAGHEPFIGSLQPSEVRVTETSGNVLSFAVRSGFVSVTGTSVTVLSDAATPAADIDVAAAQADKATAEAALAANADDAFAREDLRWAEVRLRLTGAGQAAH; via the coding sequence ATGCCGTTCCAGGTCGAGTTCGTTTCGCCCGAGGCCGTGCTGTACTCGGGCGAGGGCACCCAGGTGGTTGCTCGCACCCGAGGCGGGGGCGACATCGCCTTCCTCGCGGGGCACGAACCCTTCATCGGGAGCCTCCAGCCCAGCGAGGTCCGGGTCACCGAGACCAGCGGCAACGTGTTGTCGTTCGCCGTTCGCTCCGGCTTCGTTTCGGTCACCGGTACCTCCGTCACGGTGCTCTCCGACGCGGCAACGCCCGCGGCCGACATCGACGTGGCAGCGGCCCAGGCCGACAAGGCAACAGCGGAAGCGGCCCTTGCCGCCAACGCCGACGACGCCTTCGCCCGTGAAGACCTTCGGTGGGCCGAGGTTCGCCTCCGCCTCACCGGAGCGGGGCAAGCCGCCCACTGA
- the meaB gene encoding methylmalonyl Co-A mutase-associated GTPase MeaB, whose translation MRPPVDLPALYADAKGGKRAAVARLLSVIERGGDAARELGRLTFADAGHGYTVGLTGAPGAGKSTLTAALVARMRQDDLCIGVLAIDPSSPFTGGAILGDRVRMQDHALDESVFIRSMATRGHLGGLALATPEAVRLLEATGRSYVLIETVGVGQVEVEIAGAADTTVVVVNPGWGDAVQANKAGLMEVADVFVINKGDRAGTEDTRRDLEYMLDLSAKEGWRPPVVVTVATDGKGLDELWAAIGAHRAEITASGELEARRRQRSNDELSAILRERIEQQVRDIEARDEFAGLRDAVADRSVAPWDAASRLLGAD comes from the coding sequence GTGAGGCCGCCTGTCGATCTGCCGGCCCTGTACGCCGACGCCAAGGGAGGCAAGCGCGCTGCGGTCGCTCGCCTGCTCTCGGTCATCGAGCGTGGTGGCGACGCCGCACGCGAACTGGGGCGGCTCACCTTCGCCGATGCCGGCCACGGCTACACCGTCGGGCTCACGGGCGCTCCTGGGGCGGGCAAGTCCACCCTCACCGCCGCCCTGGTCGCCCGCATGCGCCAAGACGATCTGTGCATCGGCGTGCTCGCCATCGATCCATCATCGCCGTTCACCGGTGGAGCCATCCTCGGTGACCGGGTTCGCATGCAAGACCATGCCCTCGACGAGTCGGTGTTCATCCGCTCGATGGCCACCCGCGGCCATCTCGGCGGTCTCGCCCTCGCCACTCCTGAGGCCGTACGTCTGCTGGAGGCCACCGGTCGGTCCTACGTGCTGATCGAGACCGTCGGGGTCGGCCAGGTCGAGGTCGAGATCGCCGGTGCTGCCGACACCACGGTGGTCGTGGTCAATCCCGGATGGGGCGACGCCGTGCAGGCCAACAAGGCCGGACTCATGGAAGTCGCCGACGTGTTCGTCATCAACAAGGGCGACCGAGCCGGTACCGAAGACACCCGGCGCGACCTCGAATACATGCTCGACCTGTCGGCGAAGGAAGGGTGGCGGCCTCCGGTGGTCGTCACCGTGGCCACCGATGGCAAAGGGCTCGACGAACTGTGGGCGGCCATCGGCGCACACCGGGCCGAGATCACGGCGTCGGGCGAGCTCGAGGCTCGGCGTCGTCAGCGCAGCAACGACGAACTCAGCGCCATCCTGCGGGAGCGGATCGAACAGCAGGTACGTGATATCGAGGCTCGTGACGAGTTCGCCGGCCTACGAGATGCCGTGGCTGATCGATCGGTCGCACCGTGGGACGCGGCCAGTCGGCTCCTCGGAGCCGACTGA
- a CDS encoding DUF4350 domain-containing protein: MRQKGALVWVGLFLVAVVVGFVARPGRSDGVPLDPRSTAPDGARALRELLDRYADDVGTSSIDESTDTLIVLEDSLDADSDEAVLAWVRDGGHLIWLDNRSTFTPLRPEGASIANADGRQVVKGVCSIEALADLSALSAPSIRLFATDGVAASCFGPSAAGTPGGTTAVAQYRFDRGRVTVVGGATLVDNAHIAEADNAAMIVRLATSDGARRVVLWHPATITMGPEVDPQVGLFDLVPARVNVFLMQLVVATGLWLWFRGRRFGKVVAEPQLVEIPASLLVRSSAELQRRAKGDEWAAAALRSDFSARLRTEHRLGPDTPPDLVATVVAQRTGYPADALMAIMVDRSGGEPDLAELVTRIDHATPNVFTQAPVSAGRPSSLSSGSHTP, translated from the coding sequence ATGAGGCAGAAGGGCGCCCTCGTGTGGGTGGGCTTGTTCCTCGTCGCGGTCGTCGTCGGTTTCGTCGCCCGTCCCGGTCGGTCGGACGGTGTGCCGCTCGACCCACGATCGACGGCTCCCGACGGGGCACGAGCGCTACGGGAGCTGCTCGACCGCTACGCCGACGACGTGGGCACCTCATCGATCGACGAATCGACCGACACGCTGATCGTGCTCGAAGACTCACTCGATGCCGACAGCGACGAGGCTGTGCTCGCCTGGGTGCGCGACGGTGGTCATCTGATCTGGCTCGACAATCGCTCGACCTTCACGCCGCTTCGACCGGAAGGTGCCAGCATCGCGAATGCCGACGGGCGCCAGGTCGTCAAGGGAGTGTGTTCGATCGAGGCTCTCGCCGACCTCTCCGCGTTGTCCGCCCCGTCGATCCGGCTCTTCGCCACCGACGGGGTGGCCGCCTCGTGCTTCGGTCCCTCGGCCGCCGGCACTCCCGGTGGCACCACCGCCGTGGCCCAGTACCGCTTCGATCGTGGCCGAGTCACCGTGGTCGGCGGGGCGACGCTCGTCGACAACGCCCACATCGCCGAGGCCGACAACGCAGCGATGATCGTGCGTCTCGCCACCTCCGACGGCGCCCGCCGAGTCGTGCTCTGGCATCCCGCCACGATCACGATGGGGCCCGAGGTCGATCCCCAGGTCGGTCTGTTCGACCTCGTACCGGCCCGGGTGAACGTATTCCTCATGCAGCTCGTGGTGGCGACCGGCCTGTGGTTGTGGTTCCGAGGCCGACGTTTCGGCAAGGTCGTCGCCGAGCCGCAGCTCGTCGAGATCCCGGCGTCGCTCCTCGTCCGATCGTCGGCCGAACTGCAACGGCGGGCGAAGGGTGACGAGTGGGCAGCGGCTGCGCTTCGATCGGACTTCAGCGCTCGACTGCGGACCGAGCACCGGCTCGGTCCTGACACCCCGCCCGACCTCGTGGCCACCGTGGTCGCCCAACGCACCGGCTATCCCGCCGATGCGCTCATGGCGATCATGGTCGATCGCTCCGGCGGCGAACCCGACCTCGCCGAGCTCGTCACTCGTATCGACCACGCCACGCCCAACGTTTTCACGCAAGCGCCCGTCTCGGCGGGCCGTCCGTCCTCGCTGTCCTCCGGGAGTCACACACCATGA
- a CDS encoding NifU family protein: MAEKVAKVIEVIRPAIQADDGDIELRDVDPETGVVTVELLGACVTCPISTGTLKDGVERIMKSRVEGVTAVRHVGEELAGDGVVETGTRVSL, from the coding sequence ATGGCGGAGAAGGTGGCGAAGGTCATCGAGGTGATCCGGCCGGCCATCCAGGCCGACGACGGTGACATCGAACTGCGTGATGTCGACCCCGAGACCGGCGTGGTCACCGTCGAACTGCTGGGTGCCTGCGTGACCTGCCCCATCTCGACCGGCACCCTGAAAGACGGTGTGGAGCGAATCATGAAATCACGAGTCGAAGGCGTCACCGCCGTTCGTCACGTCGGCGAAGAACTCGCAGGCGACGGCGTTGTCGAGACCGGGACCCGCGTTTCGCTGTGA
- the glpX gene encoding class II fructose-bisphosphatase produces the protein MNDVRLRPERNLALELVRTTEAAAMAGARWLGRGDKNGADQAAVDAMRHVLDGVEMEGIVIIGEGEKDEAPMLYNGEIVGNGLPPHTDIAVDPIDGTTLTAKGQPGAIAVIAASDRGSMFDPGPCVYMDKIAVGPSGAGIVDIRLPVERNLTALAKAKRVQVQDLTAVVLDRPRHASLIEEIRSTGARIRLIGDGDVAGAIACAVPSSGVDILFGIGGTPEGVITACALKGMGGDLQGRLYARDDDERAAAEAAGYDLDAVLTLNDLVRSDNCFFAATGISTGDLLRGVSFDGDTISTQSLVVRSRSGTVRVIDATHSIHKLSEIAGPL, from the coding sequence ATGAACGATGTACGTCTGCGTCCCGAGCGCAACCTTGCCCTCGAACTCGTCCGCACCACCGAAGCCGCCGCCATGGCCGGAGCCCGCTGGCTGGGAAGGGGTGACAAGAACGGAGCCGACCAGGCCGCCGTCGACGCCATGCGCCACGTGCTCGACGGCGTCGAGATGGAAGGCATCGTCATCATCGGCGAGGGCGAGAAGGACGAAGCGCCCATGCTCTACAACGGTGAGATCGTCGGCAACGGCCTGCCGCCCCACACCGACATCGCGGTCGACCCGATCGATGGCACCACCCTCACGGCAAAGGGCCAGCCTGGCGCCATCGCGGTCATCGCCGCTTCTGATCGCGGCTCGATGTTCGACCCCGGGCCCTGTGTCTACATGGACAAGATCGCCGTCGGCCCCAGCGGCGCCGGCATCGTCGACATCCGCCTCCCGGTCGAGCGCAACCTCACTGCCCTGGCCAAGGCCAAGCGGGTCCAGGTGCAAGACCTCACCGCTGTCGTGCTCGATCGTCCCCGTCACGCCAGCCTGATCGAGGAGATCCGTTCCACCGGCGCTCGAATCCGTCTCATCGGCGACGGCGACGTCGCCGGCGCCATCGCCTGTGCGGTTCCCAGCTCCGGCGTCGACATCCTGTTCGGCATCGGAGGCACGCCTGAAGGCGTCATCACCGCCTGCGCCCTCAAGGGCATGGGTGGCGACCTGCAGGGTCGTCTCTACGCCCGAGACGACGACGAGCGGGCCGCAGCGGAAGCCGCCGGCTACGACCTCGACGCCGTGCTCACACTGAACGACCTGGTGCGATCCGACAACTGCTTCTTCGCCGCCACCGGTATCAGTACCGGCGACCTCCTGCGGGGCGTCAGCTTCGACGGCGACACCATCTCCACCCAATCGCTGGTCGTCCGCTCCCGATCGGGCACGGTCCGCGTCATCGACGCCACCCACTCGATCCACAAACTCTCCGAAATCGCCGGCCCGCTCTAG
- a CDS encoding MFS transporter — MPTITTRHTVDADDERFLQCRHDLLEEIEVAPGVFEQSFGPFRRYRRTVVTIEEADSSRVVEETFDFRLAIIVWAFLFHPLMKRALVDPDRRPQGRWWWPASVIGEQTTRLVSLLSILSVIAGYLGVIIGQTIAFAARDFDVGDDVQSNTLAAVRIGVIVSVVLIRRADLIGRRPLLLGFTFGAIGFTVLGALSPNMVVLGATQAIARGFDTGLLTLLSLAVLEEVPAGVRSLGVGLMGMASGLGAGFVIMVLPVADTSPGGWRWVYAVAAVFLPVLWWVARNLPETRRFVAAEQHHAPGDIDRRIFLLLAFAAFAGAMFFSPASQLKNQYLLDERGFSAAKISLYQLVIGTPVGLSIVPAGYLADRFGRKPVGGWSLLVGTMATAALYFTGGAPLWIFSLIGIWALGASYPALRSFQTELFPTRARARVGGWLDVISVSGSAVGLVIAGQLAERWGSLGPAITVLIGGPILAALLVLFVYPETANVELETLNPSDPAPLT, encoded by the coding sequence ATGCCGACCATCACGACTCGGCACACCGTTGACGCCGACGACGAGCGCTTCCTCCAGTGCCGCCACGACCTCCTGGAGGAGATCGAGGTCGCACCAGGGGTGTTCGAGCAGTCGTTCGGACCGTTCCGTCGGTACCGACGCACGGTGGTGACCATCGAGGAAGCCGACAGCTCCCGGGTCGTGGAAGAGACCTTCGACTTCCGCCTCGCCATCATCGTGTGGGCCTTCCTGTTCCATCCGTTGATGAAGCGAGCGCTGGTCGACCCCGATCGACGTCCGCAAGGGCGCTGGTGGTGGCCGGCCAGTGTGATCGGTGAGCAGACCACACGGCTCGTCTCACTCCTGTCGATCTTGTCGGTCATCGCCGGCTATCTAGGGGTCATCATCGGGCAGACGATCGCATTCGCGGCTCGAGACTTCGACGTCGGCGACGATGTGCAGAGCAACACACTCGCCGCGGTCCGAATCGGCGTGATCGTGTCGGTGGTGTTGATCCGCCGCGCCGATCTGATCGGACGACGCCCGCTCCTGCTGGGGTTCACCTTCGGCGCGATCGGCTTCACCGTTCTCGGAGCTCTGTCGCCCAACATGGTCGTGCTGGGCGCGACCCAGGCCATCGCACGAGGATTCGACACCGGCCTGCTGACCCTCCTGAGCCTCGCCGTACTCGAGGAGGTACCGGCGGGGGTCCGCTCGCTCGGGGTCGGCTTGATGGGCATGGCATCGGGCCTCGGTGCCGGGTTCGTCATCATGGTGCTGCCGGTCGCCGACACCAGCCCCGGTGGTTGGCGTTGGGTGTACGCCGTTGCCGCCGTCTTTCTCCCGGTGCTGTGGTGGGTGGCCCGCAACCTGCCCGAGACCAGACGGTTCGTCGCCGCCGAGCAACACCATGCACCGGGCGACATCGACCGGCGGATCTTCCTGCTGTTGGCCTTCGCCGCGTTCGCCGGGGCGATGTTCTTCTCCCCCGCCTCGCAGCTGAAGAACCAATACCTCCTCGACGAACGAGGGTTCAGCGCCGCCAAGATCAGCCTGTATCAGTTGGTGATCGGCACACCGGTGGGCTTGTCGATCGTCCCGGCCGGCTACCTGGCCGACCGGTTCGGTCGCAAGCCGGTCGGCGGGTGGTCGCTCCTCGTCGGCACCATGGCCACCGCGGCGCTCTACTTCACCGGCGGCGCTCCCCTGTGGATCTTCTCGTTGATCGGGATCTGGGCCCTCGGGGCCTCCTACCCGGCACTGCGTAGTTTCCAGACCGAGCTGTTCCCCACCCGGGCCCGGGCTCGCGTCGGCGGCTGGCTCGACGTGATCAGCGTGTCGGGAAGCGCCGTCGGGCTCGTGATCGCCGGTCAACTGGCCGAGCGCTGGGGCAGCCTGGGACCGGCCATTACCGTGCTGATCGGAGGACCGATCCTGGCCGCCCTCCTCGTGCTCTTCGTCTACCCCGAGACGGCGAATGTCGAGCTCGAAACGCTCAACCCGAGCGACCCCGCTCCCCTCACCTGA
- a CDS encoding class I SAM-dependent methyltransferase produces the protein MDGFRPDTYGEAFADVYAQWYGSITDAEATAAFVDTRSVEGPILELGVGDGRLALPLADRGRIVVGVDASRSMLDQLATRDEAATRASTTGRVIALMADLARLPVVGPIGGALCAFNTLFNLPSADQQQGLFDRLASALAPGAPIVVEAITGHGLAESLDQSVGISQMSVDRLVLSATRVDAAAQTIEGQHVDITEHGIRLRPWQLRWTTPEQLDAMAKRAGLRLDERIADWHGEPFDDESDRHISVYRR, from the coding sequence ATGGACGGATTCCGGCCCGATACCTATGGCGAGGCCTTCGCCGATGTCTACGCACAGTGGTACGGCAGCATCACCGATGCCGAGGCCACCGCCGCCTTCGTCGACACCCGGTCGGTCGAGGGCCCAATCCTCGAGCTCGGCGTCGGCGACGGCCGGCTGGCCCTACCGTTGGCCGACCGGGGCCGGATCGTGGTTGGGGTCGACGCTTCCCGCTCGATGCTCGACCAACTGGCGACGCGAGACGAAGCCGCCACTCGCGCCAGCACGACCGGTCGAGTCATCGCGCTCATGGCCGATCTTGCGCGTCTGCCGGTCGTCGGTCCGATCGGTGGTGCCCTGTGCGCCTTCAACACGCTGTTCAACCTGCCATCGGCCGATCAGCAACAGGGCCTGTTCGACCGGTTGGCCTCAGCGCTTGCACCGGGGGCGCCCATCGTCGTCGAAGCGATCACGGGTCATGGTCTGGCCGAGAGTCTCGACCAGTCGGTCGGTATCTCACAGATGAGCGTCGATCGCCTGGTACTGAGCGCGACCAGGGTCGATGCTGCGGCGCAGACGATCGAGGGCCAGCACGTCGACATCACCGAGCACGGCATCCGGCTGCGGCCATGGCAGCTGCGTTGGACGACGCCGGAACAGCTCGACGCCATGGCGAAGCGTGCCGGGCTGCGGCTCGACGAACGAATCGCGGATTGGCACGGTGAGCCCTTCGACGACGAGTCCGACCGACACATCTCGGTGTATCGACGCTGA